Proteins from one Desulfonema limicola genomic window:
- a CDS encoding IS4 family transposase — MDTSENIKLKLSEILTREEVNAIAKKTGFFQRTGKICPFDFLMVLIFRLAVSYPPALRLMVSFLEKDVSRSGLHQRFSEKAAEFVKCCLQTIIAKQTMKDQPVSIKLLEPFNRVIIQDSSSWDISPQLKEIYTGAGGSASKANCKLQFCYDYKTGSIILLEDTKGTEPDQAHGKQIKDIVKENDLILRDLGYSSYETFADIAQKKAYFCSRFLTTSDVWELIDGKYVKVDFEKIFKQNDAGVELNVFLKGKGKDQYLPIRLIAFPVPQEIANLRRSRLHKNAAKKGRTCSPKGLFLCDWSMFIINASEDLIPSKMIRTLYRIRWSIELVFKNWKSILKIHVSSVRKNHWRIKCELYAKLILAVMVHSIHQKVHYSTWTIKKKEISFDSLWKYIIARAESLHGAVKKSASEYVAIINSLLPSIIKVCEKYHQPSRKTTLQMIDEMIGDVQHFKIIGKNCLT, encoded by the coding sequence ATGGATACAAGTGAAAATATTAAATTAAAACTTTCTGAAATTCTTACTCGCGAAGAAGTTAATGCAATAGCCAAAAAAACCGGTTTTTTTCAAAGAACAGGCAAAATATGTCCATTTGATTTTTTAATGGTACTGATTTTCAGATTAGCAGTTTCATATCCTCCAGCATTAAGATTAATGGTGTCGTTTCTTGAAAAAGATGTCAGCAGATCCGGTTTACATCAACGTTTTTCTGAAAAAGCTGCCGAATTTGTTAAATGCTGTTTGCAAACAATTATAGCAAAACAAACAATGAAAGACCAGCCTGTTTCTATAAAACTACTGGAGCCTTTTAACCGGGTAATAATTCAGGACAGTTCAAGTTGGGATATATCTCCTCAATTAAAAGAAATATATACCGGAGCAGGCGGAAGTGCTTCAAAAGCAAACTGCAAGCTTCAATTTTGTTATGACTATAAAACAGGTTCCATCATATTGCTTGAAGATACCAAAGGCACTGAACCAGATCAAGCACATGGAAAACAAATAAAAGATATTGTTAAAGAAAATGACTTAATCCTGAGAGATCTCGGATATTCATCATATGAGACATTTGCAGATATTGCACAAAAAAAAGCATATTTTTGTTCACGCTTTCTCACGACATCAGATGTTTGGGAACTCATAGACGGCAAATATGTCAAAGTGGATTTTGAAAAAATTTTTAAACAAAATGATGCCGGTGTGGAATTAAATGTATTTTTAAAAGGTAAAGGAAAAGACCAGTATCTTCCGATTCGTTTGATTGCTTTCCCTGTTCCTCAGGAGATCGCAAATCTCAGAAGGAGCAGATTACATAAAAACGCTGCTAAAAAAGGACGAACCTGCTCTCCCAAAGGGTTATTTTTGTGCGACTGGTCAATGTTTATTATAAATGCTTCTGAAGATTTGATTCCTTCAAAAATGATTCGCACTCTTTATCGCATTCGCTGGAGCATCGAACTGGTTTTCAAAAACTGGAAATCAATTCTTAAAATTCATGTCAGCAGTGTGCGAAAAAATCACTGGCGGATTAAATGCGAATTATATGCAAAATTAATATTGGCAGTCATGGTTCATTCAATTCATCAGAAAGTACATTATTCTACCTGGACAATAAAGAAAAAAGAAATCAGTTTTGATAGTCTGTGGAAATATATTATTGCAAGAGCAGAATCATTGCACGGAGCTGTCAAGAAATCCGCATCTGAGTATGTCGCCATAATAAATTCATTGCTTCCTTCAATCATAAAAGTTTGCGAAAAATATCATCAGCCATCACGAAAAACAACGCTGCAAATGATAGACGAGATGATTGGTGATGTTCAACATTTTAAAATTATAGGAAAAAATTGTTTAACTTAA
- the tnpA gene encoding IS200/IS605 family transposase, translated as MSFWRTYYHITWAVKKRLPLITADIETQLFQYIKKKSDSYGCILHAINGIENHIHLVVSIPPKISISDFVGKIKGSSAHYINHDSELKTQFVWQRSYGVLSMGQKQLQIAIDYVVNQKEHHKKGTIINRLETDEEEIRKGGNIVRQITNEIHEVNKSYNHLKF; from the coding sequence ATGTCATTCTGGAGAACATATTATCATATAACATGGGCAGTAAAAAAAAGATTACCGCTCATAACCGCTGATATTGAAACACAATTATTTCAATACATAAAAAAAAAGTCAGATTCATACGGATGTATTCTCCACGCAATTAACGGTATAGAAAACCATATTCATCTTGTTGTTTCCATTCCCCCGAAAATATCTATTTCCGATTTTGTGGGCAAAATTAAAGGAAGTTCAGCCCATTATATTAATCATGATTCTGAGTTAAAAACACAATTTGTCTGGCAGAGAAGTTACGGGGTTCTTTCCATGGGACAAAAGCAATTGCAAATAGCAATAGATTATGTTGTAAATCAGAAAGAACATCATAAAAAAGGTACAATAATTAACCGGCTGGAAACAGATGAGGAAGAAATCAGAAAAGGCGGCAACATTGTCAGACAGATTACAAACGAAATTCATGAGGTGAATAAATCATATAATCACCTCAAATTTTGA
- a CDS encoding DEAD/DEAH box helicase, producing the protein MKNFTTGMRILCRDAEWLITGIKPLNYNEKVLHCVGTDELTLGHEAFFLTRLEDITPVDPRDTKPVADDSGGYAKARLFLEAQLRRMPLTDPSPHVEGMGAFKPMLYQTEAVQRAVMQLRPRLLLADAVGLGKTIEVGMILSELIRRGQADRILVLAKKSMLTQFQAELWNRFAIPLVRMDSRGLSRLQLKIPASKNPFEVYHRIIISIDTLKDIGRYSYFLENIRWDVVVIDEAHNVAGGSSPERHLSYRLARRLSRRTNSMILTTATPHNGKRETFGRLISLLDPSAIPDPDLREYDAEDIRPFFLMRFKEDVREQAGDNFAVRQVIPLAETTVNAGEKEETAYRILARIREKVLDKSMDSNVIIQWGMYKSFLSSPEACKSTAQKRLNQLEKREASSAEADKLGELINALDLLKIDQSARFLLLLKELEKIGWNGLPDCPRILLFTESRVTQEHLCNALAKHFKLQFKDRHEDQPGQVLASIHGGMPDTALAATVESFGTGTSPMRMMVATDVASEGVNLHHQCHHIIHYDLPWSIITLIQRNGRIDRFGQKHSPVIRYLMVNTGQGLLKGDHAIFERLVDKVEEINRSTRTGESVLRLYDPQKEEEYIAQQGILKGNPDILDKSDNQNKESADLEDMLITAGRGNDDDFLAFLTGQTQAPSEQQIDNEDNVIDNSGIRLMNDTDFFDQGYKTLAQSLNPRDFPPLEKTQHLTVIDPPEELKRRFGTPSAGGDVIFGATAIPAEAWPEDGRLQFTVDPKRVDDAIDAALSRKGQWSQELLLTEQHPVMQWMTERLVMLMKRGEVPLILSPWLEHGRLMFCFIGQVSSLAGTPLIVDPHAVSFHKGGRYDIRPLKQALAQVNFDRLSNTGQQSKMDTALLNGFLASAVEQSLEHMKLLQKKRQQTLAPLLEKEELRLKKWFESWAERIDQQMKTLPPEGKKAVKLRTRRQEMEKYIRDREENWRKTHFEAAKDPSTRVVLIVEGIK; encoded by the coding sequence TTGAAAAACTTTACTACCGGGATGCGTATTCTCTGCCGGGATGCAGAGTGGCTTATTACTGGGATAAAACCTTTAAATTATAATGAAAAGGTTCTGCATTGTGTTGGGACTGATGAACTAACCCTGGGTCATGAAGCTTTTTTTTTGACCCGGCTGGAAGATATTACACCGGTTGATCCCAGGGATACCAAACCGGTTGCGGATGATTCCGGCGGTTATGCCAAAGCAAGGCTTTTTCTTGAAGCCCAGCTGCGGCGGATGCCTTTGACCGACCCAAGCCCTCATGTTGAAGGGATGGGTGCATTTAAACCCATGTTATACCAGACTGAGGCTGTACAGCGGGCTGTTATGCAGCTCAGGCCCAGGCTGCTGCTTGCTGATGCTGTGGGATTGGGCAAGACCATTGAAGTGGGCATGATCCTGAGTGAACTGATCCGGCGGGGGCAGGCAGACCGGATTCTTGTGCTGGCTAAAAAATCCATGCTCACCCAGTTTCAGGCTGAACTCTGGAACAGGTTTGCCATTCCCCTGGTCAGAATGGACTCCAGGGGGCTTTCACGACTTCAGTTGAAAATTCCGGCTTCTAAAAATCCTTTTGAAGTTTATCATCGAATTATTATTTCCATAGACACCCTCAAGGATATCGGACGTTATTCCTATTTCCTGGAAAATATCCGGTGGGATGTGGTTGTTATTGACGAGGCTCATAATGTGGCAGGTGGAAGCAGCCCTGAAAGACATTTGAGCTACCGGCTGGCCAGGCGGCTTTCCAGGCGCACCAACAGTATGATTCTGACAACAGCCACTCCCCACAATGGAAAGCGTGAAACCTTTGGCAGACTTATAAGCCTTCTTGATCCGTCAGCCATCCCTGACCCTGATTTGCGGGAATATGATGCTGAGGACATTCGCCCTTTCTTTCTTATGAGATTTAAGGAAGACGTGCGTGAGCAGGCTGGAGACAACTTTGCTGTCCGCCAGGTAATACCCCTTGCTGAAACAACTGTCAATGCAGGTGAAAAAGAAGAAACAGCATACAGAATTTTAGCCCGCATCCGTGAAAAAGTTCTGGACAAGTCAATGGATTCCAATGTCATTATTCAATGGGGCATGTATAAATCTTTTTTGTCAAGCCCTGAAGCCTGCAAGTCAACTGCACAGAAACGACTGAATCAGTTAGAAAAAAGGGAAGCATCTTCGGCAGAGGCAGATAAACTGGGGGAACTGATAAATGCCCTGGATTTGCTGAAAATAGATCAAAGCGCCCGATTTCTGCTGCTTTTGAAGGAACTGGAAAAGATCGGCTGGAATGGTTTGCCTGACTGTCCACGCATTCTGCTTTTTACTGAAAGCAGGGTAACGCAGGAGCATCTTTGCAATGCACTGGCAAAGCATTTTAAGCTGCAATTTAAAGACCGGCATGAAGATCAGCCGGGTCAGGTTCTGGCTTCAATACACGGAGGTATGCCTGACACAGCACTGGCTGCAACTGTTGAATCCTTTGGCACGGGAACCAGCCCCATGAGGATGATGGTTGCAACAGATGTGGCTTCCGAAGGCGTCAACCTGCACCATCAATGTCATCATATTATCCATTACGACCTTCCCTGGTCAATTATTACCCTTATCCAGCGCAACGGACGTATTGACAGATTCGGGCAGAAACATTCACCTGTTATCCGTTACCTTATGGTCAACACGGGCCAGGGACTGCTCAAAGGCGATCATGCCATTTTTGAAAGGCTTGTGGATAAGGTTGAAGAAATCAACAGGTCCACCCGAACAGGTGAAAGCGTTCTCCGGCTGTATGACCCCCAAAAAGAGGAGGAATACATTGCCCAGCAGGGCATTCTTAAAGGCAATCCAGACATCCTGGACAAATCCGACAACCAAAATAAAGAGAGTGCAGACCTTGAAGATATGCTTATTACTGCTGGTCGAGGCAATGATGATGATTTTCTTGCTTTTCTTACGGGACAGACACAGGCTCCTTCCGAACAACAAATTGATAATGAAGATAATGTAATTGATAACTCCGGTATCAGGCTTATGAACGATACTGATTTTTTTGACCAGGGATATAAAACCCTTGCCCAATCCCTGAACCCCAGGGATTTTCCTCCCCTTGAAAAAACACAGCACCTGACTGTTATTGATCCGCCTGAAGAACTGAAACGCCGGTTTGGTACACCAAGTGCAGGGGGAGATGTTATCTTCGGGGCAACTGCCATTCCGGCTGAGGCATGGCCTGAAGATGGCAGGCTCCAGTTTACTGTTGACCCCAAAAGGGTTGATGATGCCATAGATGCTGCCCTGTCACGGAAAGGGCAGTGGTCCCAGGAACTGCTGCTGACAGAACAGCATCCTGTTATGCAGTGGATGACAGAAAGGCTTGTTATGCTGATGAAACGGGGTGAAGTTCCGTTGATTCTTTCGCCCTGGCTTGAACATGGCAGGCTCATGTTCTGCTTTATCGGGCAGGTCAGCTCTCTTGCTGGAACCCCTCTTATTGTTGATCCCCATGCTGTTTCATTTCACAAGGGAGGCAGATATGACATCCGCCCTCTAAAACAGGCACTTGCCCAGGTAAATTTTGACAGGCTCAGTAATACGGGGCAGCAAAGTAAAATGGATACTGCCCTGCTTAATGGATTTCTTGCATCTGCTGTGGAACAGAGCCTGGAGCATATGAAATTACTGCAAAAAAAGAGACAGCAGACCCTTGCCCCGCTGCTGGAAAAAGAAGAATTACGTTTAAAAAAATGGTTTGAAAGCTGGGCAGAAAGGATAGACCAGCAAATGAAAACACTTCCCCCTGAAGGAAAAAAAGCTGTTAAACTGAGAACACGCAGGCAGGAAATGGAAAAATATATCAGGGATAGAGAGGAAAACTGGCGAAAAACCCATTTTGAAGCTGCAAAAGATCCGTCAACAAGGGTGGTGCTTATTGTTGAAGGGATTAAGTAA
- a CDS encoding N-6 DNA methylase produces MAVDNAIFNAGEYYSAHYLAEHFHKDIADRIKIWKDQGSQSVPRRIQALADTYFKTKTRALDYPDPETRALADSPELSGWHSRLLEAMDFIPEPQILELETEKCGIPVLLRLNRHNQPWLVIVQTPFCMTQGDYDEEPLELPVSSGLSQDDAPVLQAEWEKAVAILFRQEDRPRWVMLLSGSRIYLFDGHTYSQGRYLYADLDEAFAGKDAKTFQALAALMSRETLAPDSESDEILHERLREGSLKSTHGVSGQLQMAVRKAIELIANGWVEARRANKLGFRYLGENENPLPDGTREINAEQLKHEALVYIYRILFCLYAEAHKDMDILPIKDDYYRLGYSLEALRDLADLREPGTSSENGTYYAEHLAKLFRLIHEGSQAETFQDSILKTKSDKQVAHSYDQVKLFGSSQVQLSIDSSKSETPKIENDNTFIIRPLTANLFDPDSTPLLNRVKISNRVLHQVIRCLSLGTGDKGKQIGRINYAELGIVQLGAVYEGLLSYNGFFAKEELIQVLQIPKNTEGKHFSVYDDKIDPSMPTWFVSKKRLDEFKKGEVVMEQSTKKVRIYKTGEFILHLNGVDRAQTASYYTPAALTRTLVREALKERLKDFKPEQADDILSLKICEPAMGSAAFLVEAIDQLAHHYLVLKQKQTGENIAPGDYEDEHRRVMHFIVVNNVYGVDLNPTAVELGSLSLWLAAIHRLKVKEGKNGQTDISTPASAQTDCIEPAHDIYQTCATPWFGFCLRPGNSLIGARRAVWTREQLLKGKFCGKAAKAPRLLKPGEARKTNEIYHFLVWNEDMAPAGNNQIMKSYWPEECKAFAQWRNNEVKRKWDPEETAAALKICDAADLLWESYAQEREKGLEQTKCTATVWPVSSKSETALKPSMSLKRQEAVKSTLESESGAFQRLKLLMDCWCSFYFWPLKYAEKLPRREAWLAAARILLWGKNDNDADLDILRFKTGDEFDVVALFQEREIKQVDIPKIIKAVHWFETARQVDGQQHFHHWELIFTEILGPGFKGQKQIPNGFDLMFGNPPWRKVTWNDAALLAEFDPMLGVRDAKSAAYNQQRGKLLENEKQRLEYRDEFEKEEGTVVFLNNRVLYPALAGVQTNLYKNFIERSWDLLSEKGVAGLVHEVGVFDDPKGGKFRSEYYKRLLKHYQFKNELLLFADVGNVKPYSLNIYQGIAGGVKFNAIFNLFHPDTIEKCYIHQDIYTPIPEIKDDKGKLEQRGHVLRILKITDKELNLFAKLFEDDNTPYLETRLPWIHSQPLLNVFEKFAKVTKRLGDLKGEYLATVMFDETYSQRDGILTREDNPSFQPKSTDEWVLSGPHFYVSNPFNKTPFTHATTQRAYHDIDLTEIPDDYLPRAVYRPGNRKGDLKAFYNAIPEWPKPSKPGFWPVSDAEIPAYEALLGEPLKLYGLDTDLPGAKTARKFGYFLVWEGAVEAAVEWLIVNGFNHGLKAFYEKNENVILKQKEPDKNESKMMPLPLTARMRLVFRRRGQSANERTLVPSIMPYGVSHIHPVLSLSFIDQEKLMVFSSSCLSLLYDFLIRVTGRGDILESSLRPLSFSNDDYSIWIRSRAIRLFCLTSHYSKFWKDQFADHFKHDIWSQSDERLTNEYEAKWKDLTSVWQRNFALRTDYSRRLAQIEIDALVALSLGLTDEDLIQVYKIQFPVMKTYEEADQYDAKGRRLPNTTRKDAGAKELREALKDHDGKSPITVNWEIDNGNQTVTRTFYPPFTHVDRIDDYKTAYRIFSECLKV; encoded by the coding sequence ATGGCAGTTGACAATGCTATTTTTAATGCAGGCGAATACTATTCAGCCCATTATCTGGCAGAACATTTTCACAAGGATATTGCCGACCGGATCAAAATCTGGAAAGATCAGGGTTCTCAATCTGTTCCCAGGAGGATTCAGGCTCTTGCAGATACATATTTTAAAACCAAAACCCGTGCCCTGGACTATCCTGACCCTGAAACAAGGGCTTTAGCAGACAGCCCTGAATTGAGCGGATGGCACAGCCGCCTCCTGGAAGCAATGGACTTCATTCCTGAGCCGCAGATTCTGGAACTGGAAACTGAAAAATGCGGTATTCCTGTCCTGCTGCGCCTTAACCGTCATAACCAGCCCTGGCTGGTTATTGTTCAGACACCTTTTTGCATGACACAGGGAGATTATGATGAAGAACCCCTGGAACTGCCTGTTTCATCAGGTTTATCTCAAGATGACGCACCAGTATTACAGGCTGAATGGGAAAAGGCGGTTGCCATCTTATTCCGGCAGGAAGACCGTCCCAGATGGGTAATGCTTTTGTCCGGGAGCCGCATCTATCTTTTTGACGGGCATACCTATTCCCAGGGGCGCTATCTGTATGCTGATCTGGACGAAGCCTTTGCAGGAAAGGATGCCAAAACCTTTCAGGCTCTTGCCGCGCTGATGTCAAGGGAAACACTGGCTCCTGACAGCGAATCTGACGAGATACTTCATGAAAGGCTGCGTGAAGGCAGCCTCAAAAGCACCCACGGGGTATCAGGGCAGCTGCAGATGGCAGTCCGAAAAGCCATTGAGCTTATTGCAAACGGCTGGGTGGAAGCAAGGCGGGCAAATAAGCTGGGATTTCGTTATCTTGGGGAAAATGAAAACCCTCTGCCTGACGGAACAAGGGAGATAAATGCCGAACAATTGAAGCATGAGGCGCTGGTCTATATCTACCGTATCCTGTTCTGCCTTTATGCAGAAGCTCACAAAGATATGGATATACTGCCCATAAAGGATGACTACTACCGCCTGGGATACAGCCTGGAAGCATTAAGAGACCTGGCTGATTTAAGGGAGCCGGGCACATCCTCGGAAAACGGCACATATTATGCCGAGCATCTTGCCAAATTGTTCAGGCTTATTCATGAAGGTTCCCAGGCAGAAACATTTCAGGACAGCATTTTAAAAACCAAATCCGACAAACAGGTTGCCCACAGCTACGACCAGGTTAAATTGTTCGGAAGCTCTCAAGTCCAGTTATCCATTGACAGCAGTAAATCCGAAACTCCAAAAATTGAGAATGACAATACATTTATAATACGGCCTTTGACAGCAAACCTGTTTGATCCGGATTCTACCCCGCTTTTAAACAGGGTTAAAATATCTAACCGGGTACTGCATCAGGTTATAAGATGTCTCAGCCTGGGAACCGGGGATAAGGGAAAGCAGATAGGCAGAATCAATTATGCGGAACTGGGTATTGTTCAGCTTGGAGCAGTGTATGAAGGACTGCTTTCTTACAATGGTTTTTTTGCAAAAGAAGAGTTGATCCAGGTTCTTCAGATTCCGAAAAACACGGAAGGAAAACATTTTTCTGTTTATGATGATAAAATTGATCCCAGTATGCCCACCTGGTTTGTTTCCAAAAAACGCCTGGATGAATTTAAAAAAGGCGAGGTGGTTATGGAGCAGAGTACCAAAAAGGTGCGCATTTATAAAACCGGGGAGTTTATCCTTCATTTAAACGGTGTTGACCGGGCCCAGACTGCTTCCTATTATACCCCGGCTGCCCTGACCCGCACCCTGGTTCGTGAAGCCCTGAAAGAGAGATTAAAGGATTTTAAGCCTGAACAAGCTGATGATATTCTGAGTTTAAAAATCTGTGAACCGGCAATGGGTTCAGCCGCTTTTCTTGTAGAAGCCATAGATCAGCTTGCTCATCATTATCTTGTATTAAAACAGAAACAGACAGGGGAAAATATTGCGCCTGGTGATTATGAAGATGAACACCGCCGGGTTATGCACTTTATTGTTGTTAATAATGTCTATGGTGTGGATCTAAACCCCACAGCAGTAGAACTCGGTTCCCTTTCCCTCTGGCTTGCCGCCATTCACCGTTTAAAAGTCAAAGAAGGTAAAAACGGTCAGACTGATATTTCAACTCCCGCTTCCGCACAAACAGACTGCATAGAACCTGCTCATGATATTTACCAGACCTGCGCCACTCCCTGGTTTGGTTTTTGTCTGCGTCCTGGAAACAGTCTTATCGGCGCACGCCGGGCTGTGTGGACAAGGGAGCAGTTGCTTAAAGGGAAATTCTGCGGCAAGGCGGCAAAGGCTCCCAGGCTGCTTAAACCCGGGGAGGCTCGAAAAACCAATGAAATTTATCATTTCCTGGTCTGGAATGAAGATATGGCACCGGCCGGTAATAACCAGATTATGAAATCATACTGGCCTGAAGAGTGCAAGGCTTTTGCCCAGTGGCGTAATAATGAGGTCAAACGCAAATGGGACCCTGAAGAAACGGCTGCTGCCCTTAAAATTTGTGATGCTGCTGACCTGCTTTGGGAATCCTATGCACAGGAACGGGAAAAAGGGCTGGAGCAGACAAAATGCACGGCAACAGTTTGGCCCGTGTCTTCCAAGTCAGAAACCGCATTAAAGCCGTCCATGTCCCTGAAACGGCAGGAAGCTGTCAAATCAACCCTGGAATCCGAATCCGGTGCGTTTCAGCGGCTTAAACTTCTTATGGACTGCTGGTGCAGTTTTTATTTCTGGCCCTTGAAATATGCTGAAAAACTCCCAAGACGCGAAGCATGGCTGGCTGCTGCCAGAATTTTGTTATGGGGAAAAAATGATAATGATGCTGATCTTGATATTCTAAGGTTTAAAACAGGGGATGAGTTTGATGTTGTTGCCCTTTTTCAGGAACGGGAAATAAAACAGGTAGATATACCCAAAATTATCAAGGCTGTTCACTGGTTTGAAACAGCCAGGCAGGTGGATGGTCAACAGCATTTTCATCACTGGGAACTGATATTTACCGAGATTCTGGGTCCGGGTTTTAAGGGGCAGAAACAGATTCCAAATGGTTTTGATCTAATGTTCGGGAATCCGCCCTGGCGCAAGGTAACATGGAATGATGCCGCCCTGCTGGCTGAGTTTGATCCAATGCTGGGGGTGAGGGATGCAAAGTCTGCAGCTTATAACCAGCAGAGGGGGAAGCTGCTTGAGAATGAAAAACAGAGGCTGGAGTACCGTGATGAATTTGAAAAAGAAGAAGGCACGGTTGTATTTTTAAATAACAGGGTTCTTTATCCGGCTCTGGCAGGGGTGCAGACCAATCTTTATAAGAATTTTATTGAGAGGAGTTGGGACCTGTTGTCTGAAAAAGGGGTGGCGGGGCTGGTTCACGAAGTGGGTGTTTTCGATGATCCCAAAGGTGGAAAATTCCGTTCCGAATATTATAAAAGGCTCCTGAAGCATTATCAATTCAAAAATGAATTATTGCTGTTTGCAGATGTGGGCAATGTTAAACCTTACAGCCTGAACATTTATCAAGGCATTGCCGGAGGTGTTAAATTTAACGCCATTTTTAATCTTTTCCATCCAGATACCATTGAAAAGTGTTATATTCATCAAGATATTTATACGCCCATTCCTGAAATTAAAGATGATAAAGGCAAGTTGGAGCAGCGCGGTCATGTTTTACGGATTCTAAAAATTACTGATAAGGAATTGAACCTATTTGCTAAACTATTTGAAGACGATAATACTCCGTATCTGGAAACCCGTCTGCCCTGGATTCATAGTCAGCCTTTGTTGAATGTGTTTGAAAAATTTGCCAAAGTTACTAAACGGCTGGGTGATCTCAAAGGGGAATATCTGGCAACAGTAATGTTTGATGAAACTTATTCCCAGCGTGACGGTATTCTTACCCGTGAAGATAATCCAAGTTTTCAGCCAAAATCAACAGATGAGTGGGTTCTTTCCGGTCCTCATTTTTATGTTTCCAATCCTTTTAATAAAACTCCATTCACACATGCAACAACTCAACGAGCATACCATGATATTGATCTGACTGAAATACCAGACGACTATCTGCCCCGTGCAGTTTATCGCCCTGGAAACCGCAAAGGCGATCTCAAAGCCTTTTACAATGCCATACCTGAATGGCCCAAACCTTCAAAACCCGGATTCTGGCCCGTAAGCGATGCAGAAATTCCGGCATATGAAGCTTTGCTGGGTGAACCTTTGAAACTGTATGGTCTTGATACTGATTTGCCTGGGGCTAAAACTGCTCGGAAGTTTGGGTATTTTTTAGTTTGGGAAGGGGCGGTTGAGGCGGCGGTTGAGTGGTTGATAGTTAATGGGTTTAATCATGGTTTGAAGGCATTTTATGAAAAAAATGAGAATGTTATATTGAAACAGAAAGAACCTGATAAAAACGAAAGTAAAATGATGCCCCTGCCTTTAACAGCAAGGATGCGTCTTGTTTTTAGAAGACGGGGACAATCTGCCAATGAAAGAACCTTAGTGCCGTCTATAATGCCTTATGGAGTATCTCATATACACCCGGTTCTTTCCTTATCGTTCATTGATCAAGAAAAGTTGATGGTCTTTTCAAGCTCCTGTTTAAGTCTCCTGTATGATTTTTTAATTCGAGTAACAGGTCGTGGAGATATATTAGAAAGTTCTCTCAGGCCGCTTTCATTTTCAAATGATGATTATTCAATTTGGATCAGATCACGAGCTATCCGTCTTTTTTGCCTGACAAGTCATTATTCAAAATTCTGGAAAGATCAATTTGCAGATCATTTTAAACATGACATATGGTCTCAAAGTGATGAAAGACTTACAAATGAATATGAAGCCAAATGGAAAGACCTTACATCAGTCTGGCAGCGAAATTTTGCTTTAAGAACAGATTATTCCCGCAGATTAGCCCAGATTGAAATTGATGCGCTTGTAGCTCTCTCATTGGGTTTGACTGACGAAGACCTGATACAGGTTTACAAAATCCAGTTCCCGGTAATGAAAACCTATGAAGAAGCCGACCAATACGATGCAAAAGGCCGCCGCCTGCCCAACACCACCCGCAAGGATGCCGGGGCAAAAGAACTGCGTGAAGCCCTGAAAGACCATGACGGAAAATCACCGATAACCGTAAACTGGGAAATAGACAACGGCAATCAGACCGTTACCAGAACATTTTATCCGCCTTTTACCCATGTTGACCGGATTGATGATTATAAAACAGCATATCGGATATTTTCAGAGTGTTTGAAGGTATGA